One Oenanthe melanoleuca isolate GR-GAL-2019-014 chromosome 3, OMel1.0, whole genome shotgun sequence DNA segment encodes these proteins:
- the TOMM20 gene encoding mitochondrial import receptor subunit TOM20 homolog has protein sequence MMVGRTSAIAAGLCGALFIGYCIYFDRKRRSDPNFKNRLRERRRKQKLAKERAGLSKLPDLKDAEAVQKFFLEEIQLGEELLAQGEYEKGVDHLTNAIAVCGQPQQLLQVLQQTLPPPVFQMLLTKLPTISQRIVNAQCLAEDDVE, from the exons aTGATGGTGGGCAGGACCAGCGCCATCGCCGCGGGGCTCTGCGGGGCGCTCTTCATCGGATACTGCATCTACTTCGACCGCAAGAGGCGGAGCGACCCCAATTTCAAGAACCGGCTGCGGGAGC gaaggaggaaacAGAAGCTTGCCAAAGAGAGAGCAGGACTTTCGAAG TTGCCTGATCTAAAAGATGCCGAAGCAGTTCAGAAGTTTTTCCTTGAGGAGATTCAGCTTGGAGAGGAATTACTAGCTCAAg GTGAATATGAAAAAGGTGTTGATCACTTGACCAATGCCATTGCTGTGTGTGGGCAGCCGCAGCAGCTACTACAAGTTCTACAGCAGACTCTTCCACCACCAGTGTTTCAAATGCTTCTAACTAAGCTCCCTACAATAAGCCAG AGAATTGTAAATGCACAGTGCTTGGCTGAAGATGATGTTGAATGA